CGACATCGCCCAGGGCGTCGACGCGCTCGGCAACAAGGACGAGGGGGCCGGCGACCAGGGCATCATGTTCGGCTTCGCCTGCAACGAGACCGAGCATCTGATGCCGGCGCCGATCTTCTACGCGCACAATATCCTTCGCTCGCTGGCCGAGGCGCGCCATTCCGGCGCCGAGCCCGGCCTCGGTCCCGATGCCAAGAGCCAGGTCACGCTGCTCTATGAGAACGGCAAGCCGGTGCGCGCCACGTCGGTGGTGGTGTCGACGCAGCATTCCGAGCGGCTGTCCCAGGACCATGTGCGCGAGATCGTGCGCCCGCATGTCCTCAACGTCCTGCCCAAGGGCTGGATGTGTCCTGAGGCCGAATTCTATGTGAACCCCACCGGCCGTTTCGTCATCGGCGGCCCGGACGGCGATGCCGGCCTCACCGGCCGCAAGATCATCGTCGACACATACGGCGGGGCGGCCCCGCATGGCGGCGGCGCCTTCTCCGGCAAGGACCCGACCAAGGTCGACCGGTCGGCGGCCTATGCCGCGCGCTACCTGGCGAAGAATGTCGTGGCGGCGGGCCTCGCCGAGCGCTGCACCATCCAGATCTCCTACGCGATCGGCGTCTCCAAGCCGCTCTCCTTCTATGTGAATACGCACGGCACCGGCCGGGTGGAAGAGGACAAGCTGGCGAGGCTGCTGCCGGAGCTGGTGGATCTGCGTCCGCGAGCGATCCGCGAGCATCTGGGGCTCAACCGTCCGATCTATGCGCGCACCGCGGCCTATGGCCATTTCGGCCGCGCACCCGATCCCGATGGCGGCTTCTCCTGGGAACGCCTCGATCTGGTGCCGGCCCTCAAGCGCGAGCTGCACTAGGCGCCATGCCGAGACGCCCGGCCGCAAAGGCCGGCGACGGCCGCGAGGATCGGACTGCCGGACAGGACGGGACCGGCGAGCGGCTCCATTTCCATGGCCGCCGCAGGGGCCGCAAGCTGCGGCTGGGTCAGCAGCGGCTCATGCAGGAAACCCTGCCGGGCCTGAGGATCGAGCTGCCGCCGGCCGGCGCCCGTCTCGATCCCGAGGCGTTGTTCGGACCGGGCCGCGAACTCTGGCTCGAGGTCGGCTTCGGCTCCGGCGAGCATCTCGCCTGGCAGGCCGAGAACAACCCGGATGTCTCGATCATCGGCTGCGAGGTCTTCGAGAACGGCATCGCCCGGGCGGTGGGTCATGCGGTCGAGCGCGGCCTTCGCAATCTGCGTTTCTTTCCCGACGATGCCCGGATGCTGATGGACTGCCTGCCCGACGCCTCGCTGAGCCGGGTGTTCATCCTGTTTCCGGATCCCTGGCCCAAGACGCGCCATGCCGAGCGCCGCTTCGTCGGCCGGCCCAATCTCGACCGGCTGGCGCGGCTGATGCGGCCCGGCGGGGAATTGCGGATGGCCAGCGACGATCCCAGCCAGATCCGCTGGATGCTGGCAGAGACCATCGATCATCCGGCCTTCCTCTGGCTCGCGGCCGGTCCGGAGGATTGGCGCCGGCGTCCGGCCGACTGGCCGGGCACGCGCTACGAGGCCAAGGCCTTGTGCGAAGGACGTAAACCCGCCTATTTCCGCTTCCGGCGGCGCTGAACCGGGGAATCCGGAAGAAATATTTTTTTGCGCTCGGGCGTTATGCCGCGTGCCCCCGAGGGCGCTGCGGAAACTCGCCAAACCCGCGAAAAACCGGCAAAAAGTCTCTTGCGCGGGGAAAGAAAGCCACTATATTCCCGGCCATCATTGTTCCGAACATACGGGACCAAGAAAAAAGGTGGGCCGAATGCCCGCCTTTTTTGTTACCCGCGGTTTGGGCGCGTTTTGACGTGACCCAAACCCTTTGACAATTGAGCCCTGAATGGTCGAGACGCGCCAGATCGAGCAGATGATCGAGCCTTCGCTTGCCGCGATGGGCTATGAGATCGTCCGCGTCCATATCTCGGGCGGGCATCGGCCGATCCTGCAGATCATGATCGAGCGGATCGATGGCCGCGAGATCACGGTCGATGACTGCGCCGACTCCAGCCGCGCCATCTCGGCCTTGCTGGATGTCGAAGATCCGCTGCCCTCGGCCTACGAACTCGAGGTCAGCTCGCCCGGAATCGACCGGCCGCTGACCCGGCCCAAGGATTTCGAACGGTTCGCCGGCCATCTGGCGAAGATCGAAACGCGCCGGCCGATCGAAGGGCGCAAGCGCTTCCAGGGACGCCTCGTCGGCCGCGCCGGCGAGGAGGTCGTGGTGGCGCTGGAAGAAGGCGGGGAGGCCCACCTGCCGATGACTGAGATAGCCAAAGCCAAACTGGTGCTGACCGACGAACTGATCGCGGCAGCCGCAAACAACGCGAATCGTTAGATCCCGAGGTCGACATGGAACCCACAATTGCCATTCCCAGGCTCGAGCTTCTGCAGGTGGCGGAAGCCGTCGCGCGCGAAAAGGGCATCGAGCGCGATGAAGTGCTGGAAGCGATGGAGCAGGCGATTCAGAAGGCCGGCCGCTCCAAATACGGGCATGAGCACGACATCCGCGCTCTGATCGACCGCAAGAGCGGCGAGATCCGCCTGATGCGCTTCCGCGAGATCGCCGATCCGGTGGTCAATGAGGCGACGCAGATCCCGCTCGCCGACGCGCTGCGCTCCCATCCCGACAAGAAGCTCGGCGATTTCCTGATCGAGGAACTGCCGCCGATCGATTTCGGCCGCATCGCCGCCCAGACCGCGAAGCAGGTGATCGTGCAGAAGGTGCGCGAAGCCGAGCGCAAGCGCCAGTTCGAGGAGTTCAAGAACCGCAAGGGCGAGATCGTCAACGGTCTGGTCAAGCGCGTCGAGTTCGGCAACGTGACGGTCGATCTGTCCCGGGCCGAGGCGCTGCTGCGCCGCGACGAGCTGTTGCCGCGCGAGGCCTTCCGCGTCGGCGATCGCGTCCGCGCGCTGGTGCTGGATGTGCGCGAGGAGCCGCGCGGGCCCCAGATCTTCCTGTCGCGCACCCATCCGACCTTCATGGCCAAGCTGTTCGCCCAGGAAGTGCCGGAAATCTACGACAACATCATCGAGATCAAGGCCGTGGCCCGCGATCCCGGAAGCCGCGCCAAGATCGCCGTCATCTCGAACGACAGCTCGATCGATCCGGTCGGTGCCTGCGTCGGTATGCGCGGCAGCCGCGTCCAGGCGGTGGTCGGCGAGCTCCAGGGCGAGAAGATCGACATCATTCCCTGGTCGCAGGATCCGGCGACCTTCGTGGTGAACGCGCTGGCCCCGGCCGAGGTCGCGAAGGTGGTGCTGGACGAGGAGACCCATCGCATCGAGGTGGTGGTTCCCGACGACCAGCTGTCGCTCGCGATCGGCCGTCGCGGCCAGAACGTGCGTCTCGCCTCGCAGCTCACCGGCTGGGATATCGACATCCTGACCGAGGCCGAGGAATCCGAGCGCCGCAGCGAAGAGTTCCGCTCGCGCTCGCAGATGTTCATCGATTCGCTCGATGTCGACGACGTGATCGCGCATCTGCTGGTGACCGAAGGCTTCACCACGGTCGAGGACGTCGCTTTCATCCCGGTCGAGGATCTGGCCGCGATCGAGGGTTTCGACGAGGAAGTGGCCGAGGAGCTGCGCCAGCGGGCGCAGGCCTGGCTCGAGCAGCAGAACGAGAAGCTCAGCCTGCGCCGGCGCGAGCTCGGCGTCGCCGAGGATCTGGCCGCGGTCGAGGGCCTGACCCCCGGCATGCTGGTCACGCTCGGCGAGGCCGGCGTCAAGACGCTCGACGATCTGGCCGATCTCGCGACCGACGAGCTGGTCGACAAGAAGGACGGCATTCTGCGCGGCCATGATCTGAGCCGGGCCGATGCCGAGGCCATGATCATGGCGGCGCGCGCCCATTGGTTCGAAGGCGACCAGGCCAAGGCCTGAGCCGAGAGCGGAACGCAAGGAACGGCGACGAGAACGAGGACGGCGGAATCGAACGAATGCAGGGTAGGATGGGTATGACGGCCAAGGTTGCAGCCGATGATCCGAACCGGGGGGCGATGAGCCCGACCGGCGAGGGCGCGGCCGTGGACGAGGCCGATCTGGTGGCGGCGGACGAGCCGGCCGCCGATGGCCCGCTGCGCCGCTGCATCGCCACGCGCGAGATCAGGCCCAAGGAAGAGCTGCTGCGTTTCGTGGCCGGTCCCGACAAGGATGTGGTGCCCGACCTCGCCGGCAAGTTGCCGGGCCGGGGACTTTGGGTTTCGGCCGATCGGGCCGCCATCGAGCTGGCGGTGCAGAAGAATCTGTTCGCCAAGGCCGCCAAGGCGCCGTTGCGCCCCGCGGCGGGGCTGGCCGACGAAGTCGTCCGCCTGCTGAAGCGTCGCTGCCTGGAACTGATCGGCCTCGCCCGCGGTGCGGGGCAGGCCGTGGCCGGTTACGAGAAGGTCGATGCCTGGCTCGAGCGGGGCCAGGTGGCGGTGCTGCTCGAAGCCTGCGACGGGGCTGCCGATGGCAAGCGCCGCCTCGCGGCGAAGGCCGGGGCACCCCATATAAGCAAGGCACCGGCAGCAGCGACGGCCGAAAAGCCGCGCATTGCCGTGATCGACCTCTTTACCGCCTCTGAACTCGCCTCGGCCCTCGGCCGCGAGCATGTGGTTCATGCCGCTCTGAGCGAGGGCGGCCTCGCCCGTGCGCTCGTGACGGATGCCTCAAGACTCAAAGCCTTGATTGCCGGACACAACAACTGAAGACCGATCGGATTATCGCGATGACCAGTAGCAACGACACCGATGCCAGCAAAAAGCCGCTGAAGCTGAGCCGTCCCAAGCTCGAGCTGAAGAAGACGGTCGATGCCGGTCAGGTTCGACAGAGCTTCCCCCATGGCCGGACCAAGACCGTCGCGGTCGAGGTGAAGCGCAAGCGCACCTATGCGCGCGGCAATGGCGACAAGGTCACCGAGGTCACGACCGAGCCCGAGGTGGTGGTGCCCGCCGAGGCGCCTGTGCATGGTCATGCCCCCGCTCCCGTCGAGGTGGCTCCGCCCGCGGTCGCGCGCCATCTCACGGAGAGCGAGCGCGCCGTCCGCCTGAAGGTCCTGGGCGAAGCCAAGCGCGACGACGAGTTGCGCCGCCAGATCGAGATGGAAGCCGCCCGTCAGCGCGCCGAGGAAGAGGCGCGGGCGGCGGCCGAGGAAGCGGCCCGGCCCAAGCCGGTCAAGACCGAGGCGGAACCGGCCCCGGCCGTCGTGGCGGAAGTCACGCCAGCGCCGGTCAAGGCCAAGCCCGCGCCCGAGCCGGTGCCCGCGCGTGACGGCGAGGCCAAGCCGCATCGCCTGACCGCGAAGCCCGCGGCGGCGGCCGTGCCCGCCACCGAGGACGATGAAACCGACCGCGCCCGGCGTCCGGGCGGGCCCGTGCGTCATGCGGTGCCGAAGCCGGCCCCCGTGGCGCGCCGCGACGAGCCGCGCCGGCGCACCGGCAAGATCACGATCTCGCAGGCGTTGGACGAGGATGCAGGCGAGCGCGTGCGCAGCCTGGCCGCCGTCCGCCGTGCCCGCGAGAAGGAACGCCGCCTCGCCATGGCGGCAGGCGATTCAACAAAGGTAATTCGCGACGTGGTCATTCCCGAGACGATCACCGTGCAGGAGTTGGCCAACCGTATGGCCGAGCGCGGTGCGGACGTCATCAAGTCCCTGATGAAGATGGGCATCATGGCGACCATCAACCAGACGCTCGATGCCGATACGGCCGAGCTGGTCGCCGCTGAATTCGGCCACCGGGTCCGCCGCGTATCGGCGGCCGACGTCGAGATCGGCGTCGAGGGCTTGACCGACGAGGCCGAGCATATGGTCTCGCGCTGGCCGGTCGTGACCGTGATGGGCCATGTCGATCACGGCAAGACCTCGCTGCTGGACGCCTTGCGCCAGACCGATGTCGCGGCCCATGAGGCCGGCGGCATCACGCAGCATATCGGCGCCTATCAGGTGACCCGCAGCAACGGGCAGAAGATCACCTTCATCGACACGCCGGGCCATGCCGCCTTCACCGAGATGCGCGCGCGCGGCGCCAATGTCACCGACATCGTGGTGCTGGTGGTGGCGGCCGATGACGGCATCATGGAGCAGACGGTCGAGGCGATCCATCACGCCAAGGCCGCGAAGGTTCCGATCATCGTCGCCATCAACAAGATCGACAAACCCGATGCCAACCCGACCCGCGTGCGCCAGGAACTGCTGAAGC
The nucleotide sequence above comes from Hypericibacter terrae. Encoded proteins:
- the metK gene encoding methionine adenosyltransferase → MSKGSYLFTSESVAEGHPDKVCDRISDAIVDTFLTAEPQARVAVETLCTTNRVVLAGETRGPASITPKLMEDVARQAIRDIGYEQEGFHWKHAKVEVLVHGQSADIAQGVDALGNKDEGAGDQGIMFGFACNETEHLMPAPIFYAHNILRSLAEARHSGAEPGLGPDAKSQVTLLYENGKPVRATSVVVSTQHSERLSQDHVREIVRPHVLNVLPKGWMCPEAEFYVNPTGRFVIGGPDGDAGLTGRKIIVDTYGGAAPHGGGAFSGKDPTKVDRSAAYAARYLAKNVVAAGLAERCTIQISYAIGVSKPLSFYVNTHGTGRVEEDKLARLLPELVDLRPRAIREHLGLNRPIYARTAAYGHFGRAPDPDGGFSWERLDLVPALKRELH
- a CDS encoding RNA-binding protein, with the translated sequence MTAKVAADDPNRGAMSPTGEGAAVDEADLVAADEPAADGPLRRCIATREIRPKEELLRFVAGPDKDVVPDLAGKLPGRGLWVSADRAAIELAVQKNLFAKAAKAPLRPAAGLADEVVRLLKRRCLELIGLARGAGQAVAGYEKVDAWLERGQVAVLLEACDGAADGKRRLAAKAGAPHISKAPAAATAEKPRIAVIDLFTASELASALGREHVVHAALSEGGLARALVTDASRLKALIAGHNN
- the nusA gene encoding transcription termination factor NusA yields the protein MEPTIAIPRLELLQVAEAVAREKGIERDEVLEAMEQAIQKAGRSKYGHEHDIRALIDRKSGEIRLMRFREIADPVVNEATQIPLADALRSHPDKKLGDFLIEELPPIDFGRIAAQTAKQVIVQKVREAERKRQFEEFKNRKGEIVNGLVKRVEFGNVTVDLSRAEALLRRDELLPREAFRVGDRVRALVLDVREEPRGPQIFLSRTHPTFMAKLFAQEVPEIYDNIIEIKAVARDPGSRAKIAVISNDSSIDPVGACVGMRGSRVQAVVGELQGEKIDIIPWSQDPATFVVNALAPAEVAKVVLDEETHRIEVVVPDDQLSLAIGRRGQNVRLASQLTGWDIDILTEAEESERRSEEFRSRSQMFIDSLDVDDVIAHLLVTEGFTTVEDVAFIPVEDLAAIEGFDEEVAEELRQRAQAWLEQQNEKLSLRRRELGVAEDLAAVEGLTPGMLVTLGEAGVKTLDDLADLATDELVDKKDGILRGHDLSRADAEAMIMAARAHWFEGDQAKA
- the infB gene encoding translation initiation factor IF-2, with the translated sequence MTSSNDTDASKKPLKLSRPKLELKKTVDAGQVRQSFPHGRTKTVAVEVKRKRTYARGNGDKVTEVTTEPEVVVPAEAPVHGHAPAPVEVAPPAVARHLTESERAVRLKVLGEAKRDDELRRQIEMEAARQRAEEEARAAAEEAARPKPVKTEAEPAPAVVAEVTPAPVKAKPAPEPVPARDGEAKPHRLTAKPAAAAVPATEDDETDRARRPGGPVRHAVPKPAPVARRDEPRRRTGKITISQALDEDAGERVRSLAAVRRAREKERRLAMAAGDSTKVIRDVVIPETITVQELANRMAERGADVIKSLMKMGIMATINQTLDADTAELVAAEFGHRVRRVSAADVEIGVEGLTDEAEHMVSRWPVVTVMGHVDHGKTSLLDALRQTDVAAHEAGGITQHIGAYQVTRSNGQKITFIDTPGHAAFTEMRARGANVTDIVVLVVAADDGIMEQTVEAIHHAKAAKVPIIVAINKIDKPDANPTRVRQELLKHELVVEELGGDIQTVEVSAKTRQGLDKLEEAILLQAEILELKANPDRPASGAVIEAKLERGRGVVATLLVQRGTLRVGDILVAGGEWGRVRALLNDRGDVMNEGGPSTPAEILGLQGAPLAGDTFAVVENETKARQVSEYRQRVQRDKEAATRVRGSAQDIFTKIAEGEARELPIIVKGDVQGSIEAINASLQGLNTKEVAVRVLHTAVGGINESDVTLARASNAMIIGFNVRANPQAREMAKRDKIEIRYYSIIYNVVDDVKAALSGLLSPTMRENFLGYATIREVFNITKVGKVAGCMVTEGTVKRGAKVRLLRDNVVIHEGSLKTLKRFKDEVREVKEGFECGMAFENYDNIQVGDQIECFEIESVTRTLA
- the rimP gene encoding ribosome maturation factor RimP, yielding MVETRQIEQMIEPSLAAMGYEIVRVHISGGHRPILQIMIERIDGREITVDDCADSSRAISALLDVEDPLPSAYELEVSSPGIDRPLTRPKDFERFAGHLAKIETRRPIEGRKRFQGRLVGRAGEEVVVALEEGGEAHLPMTEIAKAKLVLTDELIAAAANNANR
- the trmB gene encoding tRNA (guanosine(46)-N7)-methyltransferase TrmB produces the protein MPRRPAAKAGDGREDRTAGQDGTGERLHFHGRRRGRKLRLGQQRLMQETLPGLRIELPPAGARLDPEALFGPGRELWLEVGFGSGEHLAWQAENNPDVSIIGCEVFENGIARAVGHAVERGLRNLRFFPDDARMLMDCLPDASLSRVFILFPDPWPKTRHAERRFVGRPNLDRLARLMRPGGELRMASDDPSQIRWMLAETIDHPAFLWLAAGPEDWRRRPADWPGTRYEAKALCEGRKPAYFRFRRR